Proteins co-encoded in one Deltaproteobacteria bacterium genomic window:
- a CDS encoding UbiD family decarboxylase, protein MGDTLGEAIDFLEANYPDEVIRVTREVDPIFEVTGILAKLERQQQFPCVIFENVKGSSIPLVTNMHASFPRLAMAIGLPYNATPADFIHEYGRREANPLPPVEVESGPCQEVVLTGDDVDVTMFPILQYHELDAGRYITLAFDVMKEPDSGIRNAGIYRLQLKGKNRFGIQISETAHGHYILKKNKSRGLPTQMAAVIGGHPAMNIGNLSFTSIDTDEFSIAGSMLGRPVELVKCKTIDVEVPATAEIVLECEIHPTEMEEEAPFGEYPGTYGPQRINPVVYVKAITMKKNALYQSSFVGHADNLLLSGVTRNSYIYHTCRIASAGVKAVYVPPCGRSRYICYIQMESMIDGDAKNAAMAAFAADPFLKFVICVDDDVDISNDSDVMHAIATRVRADRDVFMITHSRGSPLDPASYDPAGGSHLVTKVGVDATRKSDYPLEIKVPGTDGIDLSKYFGARFK, encoded by the coding sequence ATGGGGGATACCCTCGGGGAAGCCATCGACTTTCTCGAGGCCAATTATCCGGACGAGGTGATCCGGGTCACCCGCGAGGTGGACCCGATCTTCGAGGTGACGGGGATCCTGGCGAAGCTGGAGCGGCAGCAGCAGTTTCCGTGCGTGATCTTCGAGAACGTCAAAGGGTCCTCCATCCCCCTCGTCACCAACATGCACGCGAGCTTCCCGCGGCTGGCCATGGCCATCGGGCTGCCCTACAACGCCACGCCCGCGGACTTCATCCATGAGTACGGCAGGCGCGAGGCCAACCCGTTGCCGCCGGTGGAGGTGGAGAGCGGGCCGTGCCAGGAGGTGGTGCTCACCGGGGACGACGTGGACGTCACCATGTTCCCGATCCTGCAGTACCATGAGCTCGACGCCGGCCGTTACATCACGCTGGCCTTCGACGTCATGAAGGAACCGGACAGCGGCATCCGCAACGCCGGCATCTACCGGTTGCAGCTCAAGGGCAAGAACCGCTTCGGCATCCAGATCTCCGAGACCGCCCACGGCCACTACATCCTCAAGAAGAACAAGTCCCGGGGCCTGCCCACGCAGATGGCGGCGGTCATCGGCGGCCACCCGGCCATGAACATCGGCAACCTGAGCTTCACCTCCATCGACACCGACGAGTTCAGCATCGCCGGCTCCATGCTGGGCCGGCCGGTGGAGTTGGTGAAGTGCAAGACCATCGACGTCGAGGTGCCGGCCACGGCCGAAATCGTGCTTGAGTGCGAGATCCACCCCACCGAGATGGAGGAAGAGGCGCCCTTCGGCGAGTATCCGGGCACCTACGGCCCTCAGCGCATCAACCCGGTGGTGTACGTGAAGGCCATCACCATGAAGAAGAACGCGCTCTACCAGAGCTCGTTCGTGGGGCACGCCGACAACCTGCTGCTGTCGGGGGTGACGCGGAACAGCTACATCTACCACACCTGCCGCATCGCCAGCGCCGGGGTGAAGGCGGTCTACGTGCCGCCCTGCGGGCGTTCCCGCTACATCTGCTACATCCAGATGGAGTCCATGATCGACGGCGACGCCAAGAACGCGGCCATGGCCGCCTTCGCCGCCGATCCGTTCCTCAAGTTCGTCATCTGCGTGGACGACGACGTGGACATCAGCAACGACAGCGACGTGATGCACGCCATCGCCACCCGCGTGCGCGCGGACCGCGACGTGTTCATGATCACCCACTCCCGTGGGTCCCCGCTTGACCCGGCGTCCTACGACCCGGCCGGCGGATCCCACCTGGTCACCAAGGTCGGCGTGGACGCCACCCGCAAGTCCGATTACCCGCTGGAGATCAAGGTCCCGGGGACGGACGGCATCGACCTGTCGAAGTATTTCGGCGCGCGTTTCAAGTAG
- a CDS encoding TatD family hydrolase produces the protein MLIDAHAHLDHYDDPQEALTRIEDRRILTLANAMDPDSYRRNLALAKDSAFVLPSFGVHPRRATEHSRNLSDLRPMAEQSPMLGELGLDFHWVRDTETYPHQIRVFEFLIREAAERDKVVNLHTKGAERRILDTLRAFGVKKAIIHWYSGPMDVLDEMIGEGYLFTVGVEVLYSEKIRDVARAVPPRQLLSETDNPGGHRWLAGEVAPPDIIADVVAEVARLKGLPPEKMEAVIQANFLRLISGDPRLAGAQALLERQNDNATRRSNAVSDQ, from the coding sequence ATGCTGATCGACGCCCACGCCCATCTCGATCACTACGACGACCCGCAGGAGGCGCTGACGCGTATCGAGGACCGGCGCATCCTTACGCTGGCCAACGCCATGGACCCCGACTCGTACCGGCGCAATCTCGCGCTGGCGAAAGACTCGGCTTTCGTCCTTCCCAGCTTCGGCGTTCATCCCCGGCGGGCGACCGAACACTCCCGCAATCTGTCGGACCTGCGGCCGATGGCGGAGCAGAGCCCCATGCTCGGCGAACTGGGGCTCGACTTCCACTGGGTACGGGACACGGAAACGTATCCGCACCAGATCCGGGTTTTCGAGTTCCTGATCCGGGAGGCAGCGGAGCGGGACAAAGTCGTCAACCTGCACACCAAGGGCGCCGAACGCCGCATCCTCGATACCCTGCGTGCGTTCGGCGTGAAGAAGGCCATCATCCACTGGTACTCCGGACCCATGGACGTGCTCGACGAAATGATCGGCGAAGGGTACCTCTTCACCGTGGGGGTCGAAGTGTTGTATTCGGAGAAGATACGGGACGTGGCGCGGGCCGTGCCGCCCCGGCAACTGCTTTCCGAAACCGACAATCCCGGCGGCCACCGCTGGCTCGCGGGCGAGGTGGCGCCGCCGGATATCATCGCCGACGTGGTGGCCGAGGTGGCGCGGCTCAAGGGGCTGCCCCCGGAGAAGATGGAGGCCGTGATCCAGGCTAATTTCCTGAGGCTCATCAGCGGCGATCCGAGGCTCGCGGGAGCGCAGGCACTACTGGAACGACAGAACGACAACGCAACAAGGAGGAGCAATGCTGTTTCTGACCAATGA
- a CDS encoding ornithine cyclodeaminase family protein, whose translation MLFLTNEHIQEVLDMKTCLDAMEDAYRDLSKNEAAYRPRIDFYVPQEPHYYRWGTMEGATRSLGYLAIRMKSDMLVWEKDGEFETEDKYCIEPGTYCGLIFLLSVRNGEPLALMNDGYLQHMRVGACAGLGVKYLSRENSKVLGMLGSGGMARTYTQAIHEVRDIELLRVFSPTKANREAFAAEMREQLGLDVETCDDAETVCRGADIVALATDSLVQVMKPEWVEPGMHITNVRSNEAGPEILARCDIQARLGASTMVLDSPPPGTVHGSDGMFAYIAGTEDEMKKIPPSPIREIDNASIGTIPDLMAGRWPGRTSDEQVTFLNNQGTQGLQFAAVGGTAYEMAKSKGLGHPLPREWFLQDIRD comes from the coding sequence ATGCTGTTTCTGACCAATGAGCACATCCAGGAAGTCCTGGACATGAAGACCTGCCTTGACGCCATGGAGGATGCCTACCGCGACCTCTCGAAGAACGAGGCGGCGTACCGGCCGAGGATCGACTTCTACGTGCCGCAGGAGCCCCACTACTATCGCTGGGGCACCATGGAGGGGGCCACCCGGTCGCTGGGCTATCTGGCCATCCGCATGAAGTCCGACATGCTCGTCTGGGAGAAGGACGGAGAGTTCGAGACCGAGGACAAGTACTGCATCGAGCCGGGCACCTACTGCGGTCTCATCTTCCTCCTGAGCGTGCGCAACGGCGAGCCGCTGGCGTTGATGAACGACGGCTACCTCCAGCACATGCGCGTGGGCGCCTGCGCCGGCCTCGGGGTCAAGTACCTGTCGCGGGAGAACTCCAAGGTGCTGGGAATGCTGGGCTCCGGCGGCATGGCGCGCACCTACACCCAGGCCATCCACGAGGTGCGCGACATCGAGCTGCTGCGCGTGTTCAGCCCCACCAAGGCCAACCGGGAGGCCTTCGCCGCGGAGATGCGGGAGCAGCTCGGTCTCGACGTCGAGACCTGCGACGACGCCGAGACGGTGTGCCGCGGCGCGGACATCGTGGCGCTGGCCACGGACTCGCTGGTCCAGGTGATGAAGCCCGAGTGGGTGGAGCCCGGCATGCACATCACCAACGTCCGTTCCAACGAGGCCGGACCGGAGATCCTCGCCAGGTGCGACATCCAGGCGCGCCTGGGAGCCTCCACCATGGTGCTGGACAGTCCCCCGCCGGGAACCGTCCACGGCAGCGACGGCATGTTCGCCTACATCGCCGGCACCGAGGACGAGATGAAGAAGATCCCGCCCTCGCCCATCCGCGAGATCGACAACGCGAGCATCGGCACCATCCCGGACCTCATGGCCGGCCGCTGGCCCGGACGCACCAGCGACGAGCAGGTGACCTTCCTCAACAACCAGGGCACCCAGGGACTCCAGTTCGCCGCCGTGGGCGGCACCGCCTACGAGATGGCCAAGTCCAAGGGCCTGGGCCACCCGCTGCCGCGGGAGTGGTTCCTGCAGGATATCCGGGATTAG
- the mutY gene encoding A/G-specific adenine glycosylase, with the protein MPENADSPNLRARMRAALLRWYDRNRRNLPWRRTRDPYAIWVSETMLQQTQVATVLPYYHRFMEAFPSVEALDQAPLDAVRSVWSGLGYYRRAANLKQAARLLASRHGGRLPGDYQTLLRLPGVGRYTAGAIMSIAFQRPYPAVDGNVRRVYARLFGLTDAKAVDGTAERMVSRSRPGDFNQALMELGATVCLPAAPLCERCPLAHWCRARASGSFELPRRRRGETKAVEWPLVIIESKSGILLHRRPEDGLLAGLWELPAPETLPPEVAEDSLATPPIAVIRHAITDKRITAPVYLLRREARVRGKAWRWVETAGLSSYPLSSLCTKALAAARPRLAARLSSDDIENP; encoded by the coding sequence ATGCCCGAGAACGCAGACTCCCCCAACCTGCGCGCGCGCATGCGCGCCGCCCTGCTGCGCTGGTATGACCGCAACCGGCGCAACCTGCCCTGGCGCCGAACCAGGGACCCCTACGCCATCTGGGTCTCCGAGACCATGTTGCAGCAGACCCAGGTGGCCACGGTGCTGCCCTACTACCACCGCTTCATGGAGGCGTTCCCATCGGTGGAAGCCCTGGACCAAGCGCCGCTGGACGCGGTCCGTAGCGTCTGGAGCGGTCTGGGATACTACCGGCGGGCTGCCAACCTGAAACAGGCGGCGCGGCTACTGGCGAGCCGGCACGGCGGCCGACTGCCCGGGGACTACCAGACGTTGTTGCGTCTGCCCGGGGTCGGCCGGTACACGGCGGGAGCGATCATGAGCATCGCCTTCCAGCGGCCCTACCCCGCGGTGGACGGGAACGTCCGGCGGGTCTATGCGCGGCTCTTCGGTCTCACCGACGCGAAGGCCGTGGACGGAACCGCCGAGCGGATGGTTTCCCGCTCGCGTCCCGGAGATTTTAACCAAGCGCTGATGGAGTTAGGCGCCACCGTCTGTCTGCCCGCCGCACCGCTGTGCGAGCGCTGTCCCCTGGCACACTGGTGTCGGGCTCGCGCATCCGGCTCCTTCGAACTGCCGCGCAGGCGGCGCGGCGAGACCAAGGCGGTGGAATGGCCGCTGGTCATCATCGAGTCGAAATCGGGAATCCTGCTGCACCGCCGGCCGGAGGACGGGCTTCTGGCCGGGCTGTGGGAACTGCCCGCGCCCGAGACGCTGCCGCCGGAGGTGGCGGAAGACAGCCTCGCCACGCCACCCATCGCCGTCATCCGCCATGCCATCACCGACAAGCGCATCACCGCTCCGGTCTACCTGCTGCGCCGGGAAGCCCGTGTGCGGGGCAAGGCCTGGCGTTGGGTCGAGACGGCCGGCCTGTCCTCCTATCCCCTGTCCTCCCTCTGCACCAAGGCCCTGGCCGCCGCGCGGCCCCGACTGGCGGCGCGTCTGTCCAGCGACGACATTGAAAATCCTTGA
- a CDS encoding MOSC domain-containing protein, with the protein MSEAQPPHTVIPAEAGIQGWSGALLGALTVRHLPHIVSENQRRGSTMGTVHEIYIAPEGSAHMRKVDEAEAVASMGLKGDRYCESTGYYSGWDECQVTLIEAEDLEEIAAAAGLQVLNGEHRRNIVTRDTRLDDLVGHAFRVGEAVLAFDRPRPPCAYIQSITEPGMTRALMGKSGICALVVQGGVIRPGDEIAVL; encoded by the coding sequence TTGAGCGAGGCACAGCCGCCCCATACCGTCATTCCCGCGGAAGCGGGAATCCAGGGGTGGAGCGGGGCCTTGCTCGGTGCGTTGACGGTCCGCCACCTGCCGCATATAGTCTCCGAAAACCAGCGCCGCGGGAGCACCATGGGTACGGTACACGAGATCTACATCGCGCCGGAAGGCAGCGCGCACATGCGCAAGGTGGACGAGGCCGAGGCGGTCGCCAGCATGGGGCTGAAGGGGGACCGCTACTGCGAGTCGACCGGATATTACAGCGGTTGGGACGAGTGCCAGGTGACCCTGATCGAAGCCGAGGACCTGGAGGAAATCGCCGCCGCGGCAGGCCTCCAGGTGCTCAACGGCGAGCACCGGCGCAACATCGTCACTCGCGACACCCGCTTGGACGACCTGGTGGGCCACGCCTTTCGTGTCGGCGAGGCCGTGCTGGCGTTCGACCGGCCGCGCCCCCCGTGCGCCTACATCCAGTCCATCACCGAGCCAGGCATGACCCGAGCCCTCATGGGCAAGAGCGGGATATGCGCGCTGGTGGTGCAGGGCGGCGTCATCCGGCCCGGCGACGAAATAGCCGTTCTATAG
- a CDS encoding MFS transporter, which yields MSTPVPTPAPAGSQSTFFYGWFILLGGFLILVVDGGVRFSFGVLVKPLAAEFGWDRGAITFAYTLNMLVFGFSQMMAGRMLDRYGPRLLFSVSALLASAGIFLTSRTSSIPEFYFYYGVVTAVGVSGTTIGVVSSTVSRWFLSLRGVIGGIAVTGTAFGHFVVIPALAYSLARFGWRGSWVGLGVLVSVVVVPVALALMKKEPADMGLSPYERGGTARGWRLAPAADLAPREAFLSRSFLFVVLAYGLCGFQDFFFVTQFIPFATDAGLTSQHASNIQGLSGLFAMAGVLAFPAVTEKFGHGLPLSFMFLLRIVCFGLLVFSSAEPAILTAALLMGFTLMATAPLAAAMTGDYFGVRNIGLITGAILWVHHTGGALGALLGGLVYDATGSYGGMFLACLVMAFTGAAVCVGIRPPGGPLVPRRRRGRFIP from the coding sequence GTGTCCACTCCCGTCCCCACGCCGGCCCCGGCCGGCTCGCAGTCCACGTTCTTCTACGGCTGGTTCATCCTCCTCGGCGGTTTCCTCATACTCGTGGTGGACGGCGGCGTGCGCTTCTCCTTCGGCGTGCTGGTGAAGCCCCTGGCGGCGGAGTTCGGCTGGGACCGAGGCGCCATCACCTTCGCCTACACCCTGAACATGCTCGTGTTTGGCTTCAGCCAGATGATGGCGGGGAGGATGCTGGACCGTTACGGCCCGCGCCTGCTTTTCTCCGTCTCGGCGCTGTTGGCTTCCGCCGGCATCTTCCTCACCTCCCGCACCAGCTCCATCCCGGAGTTCTACTTCTACTACGGCGTGGTCACCGCGGTGGGCGTATCCGGGACCACCATCGGCGTGGTGTCGTCCACGGTCTCCCGCTGGTTCCTGAGCCTGCGCGGCGTCATCGGCGGCATCGCGGTGACGGGCACGGCCTTCGGACACTTCGTCGTCATCCCCGCCCTGGCCTACTCCTTGGCGCGCTTCGGCTGGCGCGGCTCGTGGGTCGGCCTGGGCGTCCTGGTGTCCGTGGTGGTGGTGCCGGTGGCGCTGGCGCTGATGAAGAAGGAACCCGCCGACATGGGTCTTTCGCCCTACGAACGCGGCGGCACCGCCCGGGGCTGGCGCCTCGCCCCGGCCGCGGACCTCGCGCCGCGGGAAGCATTCCTTTCGCGGAGCTTTCTCTTCGTCGTCCTGGCCTACGGGCTGTGCGGCTTCCAGGACTTTTTCTTCGTGACCCAGTTCATCCCCTTCGCCACCGACGCCGGCCTCACCAGCCAGCACGCCTCGAACATCCAGGGTCTGTCCGGACTGTTCGCCATGGCGGGCGTTCTCGCCTTCCCGGCGGTAACGGAGAAGTTCGGACACGGCCTTCCGCTGTCCTTCATGTTCCTCCTGCGCATAGTCTGCTTCGGGTTGCTGGTGTTCTCGTCCGCGGAACCGGCCATACTCACGGCCGCGCTGCTGATGGGCTTCACGCTGATGGCCACGGCACCCCTGGCCGCGGCCATGACCGGGGACTACTTCGGCGTCCGCAACATCGGCCTCATCACCGGCGCCATTCTGTGGGTGCATCACACCGGCGGGGCGCTCGGCGCCCTGCTGGGAGGTCTCGTCTACGACGCCACCGGCTCGTACGGAGGCATGTTCCTGGCCTGCCTCGTCATGGCGTTCACGGGCGCGGCCGTTTGCGTGGGCATCCGTCCCCCCGGAGGTCCGCTGGTGCCGCGACGCCGTCGTGGCAGGTTCATCCCTTGA
- the pspF gene encoding phage shock protein operon transcriptional activator — translation MPESYTEPLGQSNAFLDFQETLSRAAEVDRPILLIGERGTGKELAAAKLHYLSQRWRGPLVALNCAALAPTLLESELFGHEEGAFTGAHQRRTGRFEAATDGTLFLDEIAQIPTEVQEKILRVVEYGSFERVGSSEPVQVDTRIIGATNADLPSLARQGRFKRDLLDRLSFDVLFVPPLRARGDDILLLANHFAARMAHELGREALPRFSRSAVAQMERYPWPGNVRELRNVVERAVYRSDTPTVDELVFDPFVPPFGTGAGDGIEAPAPDPAPTARVPEGPEISLEEAVRELEVRMIRESLADARYNQRQAAKALGLTYHQFRGRWRKYREELAAEDE, via the coding sequence ATGCCCGAATCCTACACGGAGCCGCTGGGACAGTCCAACGCCTTCCTGGACTTCCAGGAAACGCTGTCCCGTGCCGCCGAGGTCGATCGTCCGATCCTGCTGATCGGTGAACGCGGCACCGGCAAGGAACTGGCCGCGGCCAAGCTGCACTATCTGTCACAGCGTTGGCGGGGGCCGCTCGTTGCCCTGAACTGCGCCGCGCTGGCGCCGACGCTGCTGGAGTCGGAGCTGTTCGGCCACGAGGAGGGCGCCTTCACGGGCGCGCATCAACGGCGCACCGGGCGGTTCGAGGCGGCAACGGACGGGACACTGTTCCTGGATGAAATCGCTCAGATCCCCACGGAGGTCCAGGAGAAGATCCTTCGGGTGGTGGAGTACGGCAGTTTTGAAAGGGTGGGATCTTCGGAACCCGTTCAAGTGGACACGAGAATCATCGGCGCGACCAACGCAGACCTGCCCTCGCTGGCCCGTCAGGGCCGTTTCAAGCGCGACCTGCTCGACAGGCTGTCGTTCGACGTCCTCTTCGTTCCACCCTTGCGGGCTCGCGGTGACGACATCCTGTTGCTGGCCAACCACTTTGCCGCGCGCATGGCGCACGAATTGGGTCGGGAAGCGCTTCCCCGGTTCAGCCGTAGCGCGGTGGCGCAGATGGAACGCTACCCTTGGCCGGGCAACGTGCGCGAGCTCAGGAACGTGGTGGAGCGCGCGGTGTATCGATCCGACACGCCCACGGTCGACGAGCTCGTCTTCGATCCTTTCGTCCCGCCTTTCGGCACGGGCGCGGGCGATGGAATCGAGGCGCCGGCGCCGGACCCGGCCCCCACGGCCCGTGTCCCCGAAGGGCCGGAAATATCCCTGGAGGAGGCGGTGAGAGAGCTGGAGGTGCGAATGATCCGCGAGAGCCTTGCGGACGCGAGGTACAACCAGCGCCAGGCGGCAAAGGCGCTCGGTCTGACCTACCACCAGTTCCGCGGCCGGTGGCGAAAGTACCGGGAAGAGTTGGCCGCCGAGGATGAGTGA
- the pspA gene encoding phage shock protein PspA, with product MGIFTRLSDIISSNINSMLDKAEDPEKLIRLMIQEMEDTLVEIKVACAQAMATHKKVERELDEARRRHDQWEDKATLAVDKGREDLAREALMEKRRYRERSETLESEAIQCSAIIEQYQSDMAQLEDKLAKAKEKQRILVQRHIQAHERKRAQSGIRKMGSADTMLRFEQFENRIERMEAEAELVNFARKPDLDEEFARLGQDEEIEAELRALKDAARRSDT from the coding sequence ATGGGAATCTTTACACGCTTGAGCGACATCATCAGCTCGAACATCAACTCGATGCTTGACAAGGCAGAGGACCCGGAAAAGCTCATCCGGCTGATGATACAGGAGATGGAGGACACACTGGTCGAGATCAAGGTGGCTTGCGCCCAAGCGATGGCGACGCACAAGAAGGTCGAGCGCGAACTCGACGAAGCGCGACGGCGCCACGACCAGTGGGAGGACAAGGCCACCCTCGCCGTGGACAAGGGACGTGAAGACCTGGCGCGGGAGGCGCTGATGGAAAAGCGGCGCTATCGGGAACGCTCGGAAACTCTGGAGAGCGAGGCGATCCAGTGCTCCGCCATCATTGAACAATACCAGTCGGACATGGCCCAATTGGAAGACAAGCTGGCGAAAGCGAAGGAAAAGCAACGCATCCTGGTGCAGCGCCACATTCAGGCGCACGAGCGCAAGCGCGCCCAGAGCGGGATCCGCAAGATGGGCAGCGCGGACACGATGCTGCGTTTCGAGCAGTTCGAAAACCGTATCGAGCGCATGGAGGCCGAGGCCGAGCTTGTCAACTTTGCGCGGAAACCGGATCTCGATGAAGAGTTCGCCCGCCTCGGACAGGACGAAGAGATCGAAGCCGAACTGCGGGCGCTCAAGGATGCCGCCCGGCGGTCCGATACCTGA
- a CDS encoding PspC domain-containing protein, giving the protein MIRGYSRTTRIYRSRRGVILGVCRGLAEHLDVRVLWIRVIAVVLLISTGFWPFAGLYLLAALVLKPEPVLPLQTEGDQDFYNSYAHSRTIALNRLRRTFGQLDRRIRRMENMVTNREYDWERRLRTGERD; this is encoded by the coding sequence ATGATTCGAGGCTATTCGAGGACTACCCGCATCTATCGCTCGCGTCGCGGTGTCATTCTGGGCGTGTGCCGCGGTCTCGCGGAACATCTGGACGTGCGGGTGTTGTGGATCCGCGTGATCGCCGTCGTCCTGTTGATCAGCACCGGATTCTGGCCGTTTGCCGGTCTCTATCTGCTCGCCGCCTTGGTCCTCAAGCCGGAGCCCGTGCTGCCCTTGCAGACGGAAGGAGATCAGGACTTCTACAACAGCTACGCGCACTCGCGTACGATTGCGCTAAATCGCCTGCGCCGCACCTTCGGTCAACTCGACCGCCGTATTCGCCGCATGGAGAACATGGTTACCAACCGCGAGTACGATTGGGAACGAAGGCTGCGGACCGGAGAAAGGGACTAG
- a CDS encoding glutathione S-transferase N-terminal domain-containing protein, translating to MIEAYSWRTSNGRKLHIALEELELEYHIHPIDIRKGDQFEPEFLKISPNNKIPAIVDQDGPGGRPYAVFESGAILMYLAEKTGRLMPTVVERRYTVIQWLMFQMGGIGPMLGQANHFRGQAPDNEYGVRRYTNEAGRLYGVMDKRLADHEYLADEYSIADIACYPWLQGHEKQGQNLDDFPHVKRWFEAVTARPGVQRGLQVMADVPVTPMDDKAREIMYGAKQYERR from the coding sequence GTGATCGAGGCATACTCGTGGCGGACCAGCAACGGCCGCAAGCTGCACATTGCGCTGGAGGAGCTGGAGCTCGAATACCACATACACCCCATCGACATCCGCAAGGGCGACCAGTTCGAGCCGGAGTTCCTGAAGATCAGCCCCAACAACAAGATCCCGGCCATCGTCGACCAGGACGGACCCGGCGGACGACCCTACGCCGTGTTCGAGTCTGGCGCCATCCTCATGTACCTCGCCGAGAAGACCGGCAGGCTCATGCCCACGGTCGTGGAACGCCGCTACACGGTGATCCAGTGGCTCATGTTCCAGATGGGCGGCATCGGCCCGATGCTGGGACAAGCCAACCACTTCCGCGGCCAGGCGCCCGACAACGAGTACGGCGTCCGGCGCTACACCAACGAGGCCGGCCGCCTCTACGGCGTCATGGACAAGCGCCTGGCGGACCACGAGTATCTCGCCGACGAGTACTCCATCGCCGACATCGCCTGCTATCCCTGGCTGCAAGGCCACGAGAAACAGGGCCAGAACCTGGACGACTTTCCCCACGTGAAGCGCTGGTTCGAAGCCGTCACCGCCCGCCCGGGCGTGCAGCGCGGTCTCCAGGTCATGGCCGACGTGCCCGTCACCCCCATGGACGACAAGGCGCGGGAGATCATGTACGGGGCGAAGCAGTACGAGAGACGCTAG
- a CDS encoding FAD-dependent oxidoreductase: MQSSKEPRIVLLGIGHTNAHVLDLWRREPIAGARLVCVSSFAASTYSGMLPGTLSGQYPPGRLEIDLRSLAQAARAELVVEPALGVDVEARTVLFEKHEPVPYDILSVGAGSVPNRAGIDADPGTWVPIKPMQTFLMRLYERLQEIAPQNGGELRVLVIGGGVGGIEISLCLPSYLHRVLGEVRHAITIVDAGERIGGGLSPRALPRAEALLEARGVEVITGARVTRVDAHETVCADGRRIPADLVILAAGAAPPPVLENTALPKDARGFLLTRETLQSTGSESVFAVGDSGTMANAAVPKAGVYAVRQGPVLWRNIGALARGEPLSPYEPQHDFLRLLNTGDGKALMDYKGWSAHARWCWRFKDYLDSRFMARFRVIRR, from the coding sequence GTGCAATCCTCTAAAGAACCGCGAATCGTCCTCCTCGGCATCGGCCACACCAACGCCCATGTCCTCGACCTGTGGCGCCGGGAGCCCATCGCGGGCGCCCGGCTGGTGTGCGTTTCGAGCTTTGCCGCGTCCACCTATTCCGGCATGCTGCCCGGCACCCTGTCGGGCCAGTACCCCCCCGGCAGGTTGGAGATAGACCTCCGGAGCCTCGCCCAAGCGGCCCGGGCCGAGCTGGTGGTGGAGCCCGCGCTGGGCGTGGACGTGGAGGCGCGAACCGTCCTATTCGAGAAGCACGAGCCTGTCCCCTACGACATCCTGTCCGTGGGCGCCGGCTCGGTGCCCAACCGCGCAGGCATTGACGCCGACCCCGGAACGTGGGTTCCCATCAAACCCATGCAGACGTTCCTCATGCGCCTCTACGAACGGCTCCAGGAGATCGCACCGCAGAATGGTGGGGAACTGCGGGTATTGGTCATCGGCGGCGGCGTCGGCGGCATCGAGATCAGCCTCTGCCTGCCTTCATACCTGCACCGCGTGCTGGGGGAAGTGCGCCACGCCATCACCATCGTCGACGCGGGAGAGCGCATCGGCGGCGGCCTGTCGCCACGGGCGCTGCCGCGGGCGGAGGCGCTGCTGGAGGCCCGCGGCGTGGAGGTGATCACGGGCGCCCGTGTCACCCGTGTCGACGCGCACGAAACGGTGTGCGCCGATGGCCGCCGCATTCCCGCGGACCTCGTGATCCTGGCCGCGGGAGCGGCGCCGCCTCCGGTGCTGGAGAACACCGCCTTGCCGAAGGACGCCAGGGGGTTCCTCCTGACCCGCGAAACCCTCCAGTCCACCGGCTCGGAGAGTGTCTTCGCCGTGGGAGACAGCGGCACCATGGCCAACGCCGCCGTCCCCAAGGCCGGCGTGTACGCCGTGCGCCAGGGCCCGGTCCTGTGGCGCAACATCGGCGCGCTGGCGCGCGGCGAGCCCCTCTCCCCCTACGAACCCCAACACGACTTCCTGCGGCTCCTCAACACCGGCGACGGCAAGGCGCTGATGGACTACAAGGGATGGTCCGCCCACGCCCGCTGGTGCTGGCGTTTCAAGGACTACCTCGACAGCCGCTTCATGGCGCGCTTCCGGGTCATCCGGCGCTAA